In a genomic window of Scyliorhinus torazame isolate Kashiwa2021f chromosome 5, sScyTor2.1, whole genome shotgun sequence:
- the LOC140419807 gene encoding uncharacterized protein produces SSNLEICKDTNVTEHLWKCGHCGKGFSYPSELETHQRNHSGEKPFKCEDCGRGFNYPSQLEIHRRTHTGERPFTCTGCGTGFSRLSNLQRHQRIHSDVRTFECSDCEKSFKSSSDLQKHQRTHTGERPFTCSVCGKGFTCSSNLLKHQRSHSGERPFICSVCGKGFTGSFTLLQHQQVHTAERPFTCSECGKGFTRSFTLLSHQRIHTGERPFTCPVCGKGYTRSSHLLRHQRTHTGNRPFTCSVCGKGFTHSCHVLLHQRVHTGERPFTCSVCGKGFSDSSTLLRHQRVHTGERPFTCDLCGKGFTQLTGLLRHRRVHTGECPFTCSDCGKGFTQLSSLQTHGRIHTGEKPFTCSDCGKGFRDSSSLRKHRRFHTGERPFTCSVCGQGFIQSSSLLRHRSSHTNERPFKCSECGSGFKNSEELMVHQRIHTEERPFSCFHCAKRFRTSSGLNRHQRVHTGEKPFICSVCGKGFTQSATLLTHKRVHTGERPFTCTVCGKGFTQSSNLLTHQRAHKPLQGFDSAVFAVVNHFQG; encoded by the exons TCGTCCAACCTGGAGATATGCAAGGACACCAACGTTACGGAGCACCTGTGGAAATGTGggcactgtgggaagggattcagttacccgtctgagctggaaactcatcaacgcaatcacagtggagagaaaccctTTAAGTGTGAGGATTGTGGGAGGGGATTCAACTACCCATCCCagttggagattcatcgacgcactcacactggggagaggccgttcacctgcaccggGTGTGGGACAGGATTTTCTCGCTTATCCAACTTGCAGAGACACCAGCGTATCCACTCTGACGTGCGAACCTTTGAATGTtccgactgtgagaagagcttcaaaagcAGCAGTGATCTGCAGaagcatcaacgcactcacaccggagagaggccattcacctgctctgtgtgtgggaagggattcacttgctcgtccaatctgctgaaacaccagcgctctcactctggggagaggccattcatctgctctgtgtgtgggaaaggattcactgggTCATTCACCCTGCTGcagcaccagcaggttcacacagcggagaggccgttcacctgctccgagtgtgggaaaggattcactcgttcattcaccctcctgtcacaccagcgaattcacaccggtgagcggccattcacctgcccCGTGTGTGGAAAGGGATACACCCGGTCATCTCACCTTCTGAGACACCA ACGCACCCACACTGGAAaccggcctttcacctgctctgtgtgcgggaagggattcactcattcgtGCCACGTGCTgctacaccagcgtgttcacaccggggagaggccattcacctgctccgtgtgtgggaagggattcagtgattcatccaccctgctgagacaccagcgggttcacaccggggagaggccgttcacctgcgatctgtgtgggaagggattcactcagttaactGGCCTGTTGCGGCATCGGCGGGTTCACACGGGAGAAtgtccgttcacctgctccgactgtggCAAAGGCTTCACCCAGttgtccagcctgcagacacacggccgcattcacaccggggagaagccgttcacctgctccgactgcGGGAAGGGATTCCGAGATTCATCGAGCCTGCGGAAGCACCGGCgatttcacaccggggagaggccattcacctgctctgtgtgtgggcagggattcattcagtcatccagtcTGCTGAGACACCGGAGCAGTCATACGAACGAGAGGCCTTTCAAATGCTCCGAATGTGGGAGCGGCTTTAAGAACTCTGAGGAGCTCATGgtgcaccagcgcattcacactgaggagagaccgttcagctgctttcACTGCGCAAAGAGGTTCAGAACGTCATCTGGTCTGaacagacaccagcgagttcacaccggggagaagccgttcatctgctccgtgtgtgggaagggattcacccagtcAGCCACCCTGCTGACACACAAGCGggtccacaccggggagaggccattcacctgcaccgtgtgtgggaagggattcactcagtcatcgaacctgctgacacaccagcgagctcACAAGCCATTACAAGGGTTTGATTCTGCTGTTTTTGCTGTTGTTAATCACTTCCAgggctga